From Staphylococcus delphini, one genomic window encodes:
- a CDS encoding phage upper tail fiber protein, with protein MAKNLLNELIYVDFKEVSSIQLKQGDTSPILIKLINNAGVKSHKSLKEYAAESSSQRATVYLSTSKNTVVFKQSFEVKNGAIALTINQVLPVGTYFLEILYDGKVYPSANSLSVRINPSADIAQEDIISLETVEAIESNILSKVLPQVQEQIDALLSNQVQKYLAENGHKLRGERGEAGIRGLTGERGADGTSVTISNTETLGNGDKKITFSTGETITIPKGNKGEDGISLTINNIDNDSDPSNVKITFSDNTVISIPKGINGERGERGLKGENGRDGSVVTIDEDTGFWKIDDELTEVKARVEALSDVPMDNVAGLKEKLSLIEQSTEQQITRLRQQELAEINRKIEGVAPQVTQQNQQYVDRKIEELIDSAPENLNTLNEIAQKLQEDSALSASLVKQISSKAATTELEEGLQSKANKQHTHSISDITGLSEQLSQKVESASTESLENYKAEADEKFALKNHNHNGVYAPLSHNHEVQHITGLEERLQQVTNGLDGKDGKSITITNTVTNSDGNVVITFSDNTRVTIPKGAKGDAGATGATGERGLQGAAGRDGKNVEISNIEETSITTGGWGWLGGGTTTKVTRVTFSDGKTADIPHGAKGDTGDRGANGKDGTSISIKSITPTATGNRITFSDNKSIDVKNGTDGRDGRSFTVWTGSQAGYDRLSTKDDNTIYLIKG; from the coding sequence TTGGCTAAAAATTTATTAAATGAATTAATTTATGTGGACTTCAAAGAAGTGTCATCTATTCAATTAAAACAAGGTGATACTTCCCCTATCTTAATTAAACTTATCAACAATGCGGGAGTAAAGTCTCACAAGTCATTAAAAGAGTATGCAGCTGAAAGTTCGAGTCAGCGAGCCACTGTTTACTTATCAACAAGTAAGAACACAGTTGTGTTTAAACAAAGTTTTGAAGTAAAGAATGGTGCTATTGCATTAACTATCAATCAAGTATTACCTGTCGGAACATATTTCTTAGAGATTTTATATGATGGTAAAGTTTATCCTTCTGCTAATAGTTTGAGTGTCAGAATCAACCCGTCTGCTGATATTGCTCAAGAAGATATTATCAGCCTTGAAACTGTTGAAGCTATTGAAAGTAATATCCTTTCTAAAGTTCTTCCACAAGTACAAGAGCAAATTGACGCTTTATTATCAAACCAAGTGCAAAAATATTTAGCCGAGAATGGTCACAAGCTAAGAGGAGAACGTGGTGAAGCCGGTATTCGTGGTTTAACGGGTGAACGTGGAGCTGACGGTACTAGCGTAACAATATCTAATACTGAGACTTTAGGCAATGGCGATAAGAAAATTACATTTAGCACTGGCGAAACTATCACAATTCCTAAGGGTAACAAAGGTGAAGATGGCATCTCATTAACTATCAACAATATAGACAATGATAGTGACCCATCTAATGTCAAAATTACGTTTTCTGACAACACTGTCATTTCTATTCCAAAAGGGATTAATGGCGAGCGTGGTGAAAGAGGACTAAAAGGTGAAAATGGACGAGACGGCAGTGTCGTAACTATTGATGAAGACACTGGATTCTGGAAGATTGATGATGAATTAACAGAAGTTAAAGCACGAGTTGAAGCCTTGAGTGATGTTCCAATGGATAATGTAGCTGGCTTAAAAGAAAAGTTAAGTTTAATTGAACAATCGACTGAACAACAAATAACTCGCTTAAGACAACAAGAGTTAGCTGAAATCAATCGTAAAATTGAAGGTGTCGCTCCTCAAGTAACTCAGCAAAACCAACAGTATGTTGATAGAAAGATTGAAGAGCTTATTGATAGTGCACCAGAGAATTTAAACACGTTAAACGAGATTGCTCAAAAATTGCAAGAAGATAGTGCATTAAGTGCCTCTCTTGTTAAACAAATTTCATCTAAAGCAGCTACTACTGAGCTTGAGGAAGGATTACAATCAAAAGCTAACAAACAGCATACTCACAGTATCAGCGATATTACTGGGTTATCAGAACAATTGAGTCAAAAAGTTGAATCAGCATCTACTGAAAGTTTAGAAAACTATAAAGCTGAGGCAGATGAAAAGTTTGCGTTAAAGAATCATAACCATAACGGTGTGTATGCCCCACTATCGCATAACCATGAAGTACAACATATTACTGGATTGGAAGAACGCTTACAACAAGTTACAAATGGTTTAGACGGTAAAGATGGTAAATCAATTACAATTACCAATACAGTTACAAATTCAGACGGCAATGTTGTAATCACATTTAGTGACAACACAAGAGTTACTATTCCTAAGGGTGCTAAAGGAGACGCTGGTGCTACAGGTGCTACTGGTGAACGTGGACTTCAAGGCGCTGCCGGTAGAGACGGTAAGAATGTTGAAATCTCAAATATTGAGGAAACTTCAATTACTACGGGTGGTTGGGGTTGGTTAGGCGGTGGCACTACTACCAAAGTGACTCGTGTTACTTTTTCTGATGGTAAGACTGCAGACATTCCTCATGGTGCAAAAGGTGATACAGGAGATAGAGGTGCTAATGGTAAAGATGGTACCTCAATTTCTATCAAGAGTATTACGCCTACTGCAACGGGCAACAGAATCACATTTAGTGATAATAAGTCCATTGATGTAAAGAATGGTACTGACGGTAGAGATGGTAGAAGTTTCACCGTATGGACAGGTTCTCAAGCCGGTTATGACCGCTTATCAACAAAAGATGATAATACTATTTATCTGATAAAAGGGTGA
- a CDS encoding phage holin: MDIKMIIRTALFVYAAINQVLLARGYNPLPFVEGDVEQAINLIIGGYSSFMIWYKNNNVTSEAKRAQDKLNKYKAEKKYAKATGGTLSQIKNRPLGDDIDIREGNK, encoded by the coding sequence ATGGATATTAAAATGATTATTAGAACGGCATTATTCGTGTACGCAGCAATTAACCAAGTTTTATTAGCACGTGGCTATAATCCTCTCCCATTCGTTGAAGGTGATGTTGAACAAGCGATTAACTTAATTATTGGTGGTTATTCTTCTTTTATGATTTGGTACAAGAATAACAACGTTACTTCTGAAGCTAAGCGTGCGCAAGATAAATTGAACAAGTACAAAGCAGAAAAGAAATATGCTAAAGCAACTGGTGGTACATTATCACAAATTAAGAACAGACCATTAGGCGATGATATTGATATTCGAGAAGGAAACAAATAA
- a CDS encoding DUF6036 family nucleotidyltransferase, with amino-acid sequence MRKSLIQDAKQQLSNINPDETLAIRMYKTAAIITTLMDKLDDHPKKINKPIVVGGLSMELYTSSKYTTNDIDFITSASYELNNILLELGFVRESRIYEYKELGIACDIVGNVLESVESYEKLRKLDVENGTYFYVISPEDIIIDRMLDFKYADNLRYCAILTTNYFSSLDFDYIKRELKVDKEALSEFNLMVENIKSTIK; translated from the coding sequence TTGAGAAAGAGTTTAATTCAAGACGCAAAACAACAACTAAGTAACATTAATCCCGATGAAACCTTAGCAATTAGAATGTATAAGACAGCTGCGATAATCACTACATTAATGGACAAATTAGATGACCACCCTAAGAAAATTAATAAACCAATTGTGGTGGGTGGTCTTTCTATGGAGTTGTATACTTCTAGTAAGTACACAACTAATGATATTGATTTTATTACATCAGCTAGTTATGAATTAAATAATATTTTGCTTGAATTAGGTTTCGTAAGAGAGTCTAGAATTTATGAATATAAAGAGTTAGGTATTGCTTGCGACATTGTCGGCAATGTTTTAGAAAGCGTTGAGTCTTATGAGAAACTAAGAAAATTAGATGTGGAGAACGGGACATATTTTTATGTAATAAGCCCTGAAGATATAATTATTGATAGAATGCTTGATTTCAAATACGCTGACAATCTTAGATATTGCGCTATATTGACAACTAATTATTTCAGTTCTTTAGATTTCGACTACATAAAACGTGAATTAAAAGTCGACAAAGAAGCGTTATCAGAATTTAACTTAATGGTCGAAAACATAAAAAGCACAATCAAATAA
- a CDS encoding tail fiber domain-containing protein has protein sequence MPKFNNTYVLKLDVKQQNPNPQIKFVQYDSAYLYIELYDGGRKMELEEGERFTVSIEHEETGTRNTGLAHYDGEQFVVYELRHADMQYTGKYKARFASYKDRERVTSLVFRYEVYEDLEQIGDVSELTMLQELFIETEEIGRVTQRQGEYAEDRGDYANAAGDYANTAGDSRMMNWIPYVKTIQERSEQYPNPNNGDTLYVIDENKVFRYDGIDAMDWEPIAGWDTSVIQDIYRTKEDKVVVKKLTDDLRDELRALTVGGRNLLGGTSFKSTFTPTTSDSAFTFNQSDEKELTVTPTGSYTTSSYYGIKLEKQVEPNNFASVSFYAKANTQGTFNFKIGNLEWSQDLEIEASNEFKKYKLSIPTTHLTERKDYVYFKHSNAIVIQPMSLKVEEGNRPTTWTPSYMDIMNEFKRVDGEIRRIDGTLGSHNDRITGLETEMSTNVVKKNIYERDRQANTEKFAQITQTAEGLESVVGRKVGAEEVKSLINQSAERIKIKASNIDFNGMTSFKNTENKLDPNAFIQINGGAIKSRGYYERIWRDGIKRNRIQEINIEDGMVRISDPQGDLIDNETYGYDFVNDLQKDGTRQYNTWRSLYYSSDGISTFRDGSGKNYDHQGRIVSSGTIEFFSHAYSKARGLTMYSAFGAIGLQATGGQIHLDAAATVYGRSRQSDIRLRPHENLRSGTNEFAFGVSSDNSGRLVFGDLSKKLGAGFRFMKSKNPTIYGLDASGSASAAVTLNIGRVQADKITSRNGKKSVYFNGEGSGNLANSNVLISSGIKTGGNSFYVGVDGELRVTDKRGYNRGKSITYKPVRASKLNSVSSRKYKTNIEDLKLDTLELLKKTKVKQYNLKSDLEEGYKKTKYGVILEDVDEALQEGDAIDVYTMTSLLWDAVQKQQAKIEELERKLK, from the coding sequence GTGCCAAAATTTAATAATACATACGTTTTAAAGTTAGACGTAAAGCAACAAAATCCTAATCCTCAAATTAAATTTGTGCAATATGACTCAGCGTATTTATACATTGAGTTGTATGATGGCGGAAGAAAAATGGAACTTGAAGAAGGTGAGCGTTTCACTGTCTCTATTGAACATGAAGAAACAGGCACACGCAATACTGGATTAGCGCATTATGACGGTGAACAATTTGTTGTTTATGAATTGCGTCATGCCGATATGCAATATACAGGTAAATATAAAGCACGATTTGCTTCATATAAAGACAGAGAACGTGTTACATCGCTTGTATTCCGTTATGAAGTATATGAGGACTTAGAACAAATTGGTGACGTTAGTGAACTTACAATGTTACAAGAGTTGTTCATTGAGACTGAAGAAATTGGACGAGTCACTCAACGTCAAGGTGAATATGCTGAAGACCGTGGAGATTATGCAAATGCTGCTGGCGATTACGCTAATACAGCTGGTGATAGTCGAATGATGAACTGGATTCCTTATGTGAAGACAATTCAGGAACGAAGTGAACAATATCCTAATCCTAACAATGGTGACACCTTATATGTAATTGATGAAAATAAAGTATTCAGATATGACGGAATCGACGCAATGGATTGGGAACCAATCGCTGGTTGGGACACTTCGGTTATTCAAGATATTTACAGAACTAAAGAAGATAAAGTGGTCGTAAAGAAACTTACAGACGACTTAAGAGACGAGCTAAGAGCTTTAACAGTAGGTGGAAGAAACTTACTAGGTGGAACAAGTTTTAAATCTACCTTTACCCCTACTACATCAGATAGCGCATTTACGTTTAATCAATCTGACGAGAAAGAACTTACCGTAACTCCAACTGGTAGCTATACAACTTCCTCTTATTATGGTATTAAATTAGAAAAACAAGTGGAACCTAACAACTTTGCTTCAGTATCATTTTATGCTAAAGCAAATACACAAGGAACATTCAATTTTAAAATCGGTAACCTAGAATGGTCTCAAGATTTAGAAATTGAAGCATCAAACGAATTTAAAAAATATAAGTTAAGTATTCCAACTACTCATCTTACTGAAAGAAAAGATTATGTTTATTTCAAACATTCTAACGCTATTGTTATCCAACCGATGAGCTTAAAAGTAGAAGAAGGTAACCGTCCTACTACTTGGACACCATCATATATGGATATTATGAATGAGTTCAAGAGAGTTGATGGTGAAATTCGACGCATTGATGGGACACTTGGTTCTCATAATGATAGAATCACTGGCTTAGAAACTGAAATGAGTACTAATGTTGTCAAAAAGAACATCTACGAGCGTGATAGACAAGCTAACACAGAAAAATTCGCACAAATCACACAGACCGCAGAAGGATTAGAAAGCGTTGTCGGTAGAAAAGTCGGTGCCGAAGAAGTTAAATCATTAATCAACCAATCAGCTGAAAGAATCAAAATTAAAGCAAGCAACATCGACTTCAATGGTATGACTTCGTTTAAGAACACAGAAAATAAACTTGACCCTAATGCTTTTATCCAAATTAATGGTGGAGCTATTAAATCACGTGGTTATTATGAGCGTATATGGCGTGATGGCATTAAACGTAACAGGATTCAAGAGATTAACATTGAAGATGGTATGGTACGTATTTCCGACCCACAAGGTGACTTAATCGATAATGAAACTTACGGTTATGACTTTGTGAATGACTTGCAAAAAGACGGTACGAGACAATACAACACATGGCGCTCATTGTATTATTCTTCTGATGGTATTTCCACCTTCCGTGATGGCTCAGGTAAGAACTATGACCACCAAGGAAGAATTGTTTCTTCTGGTACTATTGAATTCTTCTCACATGCATATTCAAAAGCACGTGGGCTTACAATGTATTCGGCTTTTGGTGCAATTGGGTTACAAGCTACAGGTGGACAAATTCATCTTGATGCCGCAGCAACAGTTTACGGACGTTCTCGCCAGTCAGATATTAGATTAAGACCACATGAAAACTTACGTAGTGGAACGAATGAATTTGCTTTCGGTGTAAGTTCAGATAACTCAGGTAGATTAGTATTTGGTGATTTATCCAAGAAGCTAGGTGCAGGCTTCAGATTTATGAAGTCTAAGAACCCTACTATTTATGGTTTAGATGCATCAGGTTCAGCTTCAGCAGCAGTAACTTTAAACATCGGACGTGTACAAGCAGATAAGATTACATCACGAAACGGTAAGAAATCAGTGTACTTTAACGGTGAGGGTTCAGGTAACTTAGCAAACTCAAACGTGTTAATTTCATCTGGTATTAAGACTGGTGGTAACTCATTCTACGTAGGCGTTGATGGTGAATTACGTGTAACGGATAAACGAGGGTACAACCGAGGTAAGTCAATCACTTACAAACCAGTTCGTGCGAGCAAATTAAATTCTGTATCTTCACGTAAATATAAAACTAACATTGAAGATTTAAAATTAGACACATTAGAACTGTTGAAGAAAACTAAAGTGAAACAATATAATCTTAAATCTGATTTAGAAGAAGGATATAAAAAAACTAAGTATGGTGTAATCCTTGAGGACGTAGATGAAGCTCTTCAAGAAGGAGATGCTATCGATGTATATACAATGACTTCATTGTTATGGGACGCCGTACAAAAACAACAAGCAAAAATTGAAGAGTTAGAAAGAAAATTAAAATAA